The sequence ATACCAAATGATAAACTATAGTAATTAAGGCAATTTCGGTGTCATTCAAGAGGGAGTGGATGACATGTGATAGCGAGAGGAAAGAGTTATTAGGTGTATGATATTATTCCCTGTCAAATTTATTTGACATTGGGAGTAGATTTGATCTATTTCCCTGTCAAAtgtattattttagttattttctaGTTCTATTTACTGTAGATGTTGCCAAACAAAATGACCAACCATGAATCCATTACCAGATGGTTTTGGCACCTTTACAATGAGGGGGAAGAAGGTGACAGGTGTTTGAGACTACGAGGTTGAGTGATGTGACCATGGAAAGTCTGAAAATATCTTTTTGTTATTCTTTTCGTTCAAATATTGTTACTTCTTCCCCCTTCCATGGaatatcactactagaaaatgaATTTTTCCCGACGTGGGGGTCcttttttcgcaggcggacatgaccCTTGTAGCtaaatgaccgcctacaaaaatataaatcggggtgaagttGGCTATCTgtctgcgaaaatctatttttgcagaCGGACCACATAAGCGGCGTCTGCGAAAACCgcttatatggtccgcctgcaaaaatcgtacctaccctaaaaaaaatcttactccttatcttctcctccaccccctccccaccactcatttccctttctcaactctctctctctcttcctcaacGGCACTTCTCCCCACCGGCCGGGCCGAgccgtcccctcccctcccctcccagatctggtcgGAGGGAGGctgggggagggcggcggcggcggcggcggcggcggcgtggacggcgacgacgacggctccgggcggcagcagcagcggctcccctcccctcccagatctagccggagggaggccgggtgagggcggcggcggcgaggcatgTGGTCGGCGGGGCGcggtgcggcgacgacgacggctccgggtggcagcggcggtggctcccctcccctcccctcccagatctggccagagggaggctgggggagggcggcggcgacgacgacgacaacgcacggtggcggcggcggcgtggacggcgacgacgacggctccgggcggcagcggcagcggcggcgaggcatgTGGTCggcggggcgcggggcggcgacgacaacggttccagtgcggcggcggcggcggccctcccctcccctcccagatccggccggagggaggccaagggagggtggcggcggcgaggaaagTGGCCGGCGGGGCGCGGGGGTGCAACGACGACGGCTccggcgtggggcggcggcggctcccgccGTAGGCCAgcgattttttttccgtttctttCATTTTCACAAGCGGGCCATTGCCCTGTTATGGTGCAGTCGGACCTCTCTCCCACCTGCGAAAATTGGTTTTGGCCGCCTACGAAAattagttttctagtagtgtatgATCCTTTGGAATGGAACGATTAGAAACGCCTCCCCTGCCACGCAAAACTAAATGGCAGATtaacatttaattaattaataatagcTAAATAACTTACAAatgtattaatatatttttaaaaaatatttttatatagattgtTTTAAAAAAGTGCACCATTTAGAAAAATGTATGCGTGAAAAATAAGGTGgtagaagttaaaaaaaaaagagagaaaagaatgcACCCAATGTATCACCAACAattttaattcaattaaaatgcttcttaaaaaaattcagtCTTTTCGTGACAACATAATTTGACTACGGTATCAACCATGACTCCATGATCAAAGgtcaaaggggaaaaaaatatatagaaattggCGCCAAAGCGTCACTCATGACGCTTCCCAGCTGCTCTCGTGTCCTATTTAAATCCACGCGATGAGAGACTATGAGAGTACTCGCTTCATTGATCAGCAAAGCACAATCTCCATGGCCACGAACTCCGCTccggcgcaggcgcaggcggcggcgctgccacTCTCCGGCCGCGTGGCCATCGTCACCGGCGCGTCGCGCGGCATCggccgcgccatcgccatccaccTGGCCTCGCTCGGCgccagcgtcgtcgtcggctaCGCCTCCAGCTCCGGGCCAGCcgaggcgctcgccgccgagctcccgaGCGCGGTGGCCGTGAAGGCCGACGTCTCCGACGAGGCCGGCGCGAGGTCCCTCTTCGACGCTGCCGAGGCcgcgttcggcggcggcgccgcgcacaTCTTCGTGGCCTGCGCGGGCCTCGCCGTCAGCACGTACCCGAGGCTGGCCGAcacgtccgccgccgacttcgACGCCGCGTTCGCCGTGAACGCCCGCGGCGCGTTCCTGTGCCTCCGGGAGGCCGCCAACCggctgcgccgcggcggcggcggccggatcgTGGCCGTGTCGTCGACGCTGGCGGCGACGCTGCTGCCCGGGTACGCGGCGTACGCGGCGTCGAAGGCCGCCGTTGAGGCGATGGTGCGGGTGATGGCGAAGGAGGTCGGGGCGTCGCGGGTGACCGTGAACTGCGTCGCGCCGGGCCCCGTGGCGACGGAGCTGTTCTTCGCCGGCAAgagcgaggaggcggtggagaggtTCAAGGCCGGGAACCCGATGGGGCGGCTCGGCGAGGTCGGCGACATCGCTCCGGTGGTCGGCTTCCTCTGCACCGACGCCGCCGAGTGGGTCAACGGCCAGGTGATTCGAGTCAATGGCGGCATTGCTTAGCTAGCTGACTAAGTCAAATCATCGATCAATCAAATCCTCTTCCTTTAATATACATTCAAATTGGAGAGATTGGATTGAATAAATTAGAGAAGATAAGCAATTTTGTTTTATTGGACTATACTACCTTTATTttaggttataaaacgttttgacttggtcaaagtcaaattgttttaaatttaactaagtttgtagaaaaaataaaaacattttcaacCTAAGACaaatttgttatgaaaatatattcaattatagatttaataaaactaatttggtattataaatattactatatttatatatatatagttaaatttaaattaatttgaCTTTAATCAAAATAAAACGTGTTGTAAtcttaaaa is a genomic window of Oryza glaberrima chromosome 7, OglaRS2, whole genome shotgun sequence containing:
- the LOC127780885 gene encoding NADPH-dependent aldehyde reductase-like protein, chloroplastic translates to MATNSAPAQAQAAALPLSGRVAIVTGASRGIGRAIAIHLASLGASVVVGYASSSGPAEALAAELPSAVAVKADVSDEAGARSLFDAAEAAFGGGAAHIFVACAGLAVSTYPRLADTSAADFDAAFAVNARGAFLCLREAANRLRRGGGGRIVAVSSTLAATLLPGYAAYAASKAAVEAMVRVMAKEVGASRVTVNCVAPGPVATELFFAGKSEEAVERFKAGNPMGRLGEVGDIAPVVGFLCTDAAEWVNGQVIRVNGGIA